In Corynebacterium guangdongense, one DNA window encodes the following:
- a CDS encoding gamma carbonic anhydrase family protein, protein MIYAFNGKKPRIAASAFIAPGAVIIGDVEIGEDSSVFYGAVLRGDVNAIRIGARTNIQDNSVLHVDRDAPCILGDDVTVGHQALVHGAVVGDGTLVGMSASVLSRSVIGPGSLIAAGAVVLEGQEIPPKSLAAGVPASVRRELSDEQSASFVPHAGRYVALSREHRGLEPLRLEDVQG, encoded by the coding sequence GTGATTTACGCCTTCAACGGAAAGAAACCCCGCATCGCCGCCAGCGCCTTCATCGCGCCGGGCGCCGTCATCATCGGTGACGTCGAAATCGGCGAGGACTCCTCCGTCTTCTACGGCGCGGTGCTTCGTGGCGACGTCAACGCCATCCGCATCGGCGCCCGCACCAACATTCAGGACAACTCCGTCCTCCACGTCGACCGGGACGCACCGTGCATCCTCGGCGACGACGTCACCGTCGGCCACCAGGCGCTCGTCCACGGGGCCGTGGTGGGGGACGGCACCCTGGTCGGCATGTCCGCCTCGGTGTTGTCGCGCTCGGTAATCGGGCCCGGATCGCTCATCGCGGCCGGGGCCGTCGTGCTTGAGGGGCAGGAGATTCCGCCGAAGTCCCTGGCCGCCGGCGTGCCCGCCAGCGTCCGGCGGGAGCTTTCCGACGAGCAGTCGGCCTCCTTCGTCCCGCACGCGGGCCGCTACGTCGCCCTCTCCAGGGAGCACCGGGGCCTGGAACCGCTGCGACTGGAGGATGTGCAGGGGTAG
- a CDS encoding ROK family protein → MLNSTPAFSRPATPASKCFHLMRLQQQTTRGELVAATGLSQPTVTRAVTALLKAGLVIERNDLTHSKGRGRPTIPLELADLHWVHAGIAVGTTTTYIGLYDTHGRTVRDVDVDTPMAKLGADDFIEHVMAGLNRLTAGLDRPLVSVGVTFPGRVSDDGVVDAPSLGWNGVDVAGRLRFQFSVPVTVTAAVPAILGSELQVAETDFGSPAPTVMTLFADDSVGAAVSGQDRITQLELPSAVVNELGTAGVLRASGTSAARLRQLVDAPDPGIRDLLNTRARRLGELTAQLAVEHRPNTVVVAGSAFIDDQAAPKLYAQSVRTTLPEDVQVELRLIPSHRDIVRAISRAVALDLLSREPLKLAQG, encoded by the coding sequence ATGCTGAACTCGACCCCCGCGTTCTCACGCCCCGCCACGCCGGCGTCGAAGTGTTTCCATCTCATGCGTCTGCAGCAGCAGACGACACGTGGCGAGCTCGTCGCCGCCACCGGCCTGTCCCAGCCGACCGTCACCCGCGCGGTCACCGCCCTGCTCAAGGCCGGCCTCGTGATCGAACGCAACGACCTCACCCACTCCAAGGGGCGCGGCCGCCCGACGATTCCCCTCGAACTCGCGGACCTCCACTGGGTGCACGCGGGCATCGCCGTCGGCACCACCACCACCTACATCGGCCTCTACGACACCCACGGGCGCACCGTCCGCGACGTCGACGTCGACACCCCGATGGCGAAGCTCGGCGCCGACGACTTCATCGAACACGTCATGGCCGGCCTCAACCGGCTCACCGCCGGACTCGACCGCCCGCTCGTCTCCGTGGGCGTGACCTTCCCCGGCCGCGTCAGCGACGACGGCGTCGTCGACGCCCCCTCCCTCGGCTGGAACGGCGTCGACGTCGCCGGCCGCCTCCGCTTCCAGTTCTCCGTCCCGGTCACCGTCACCGCCGCCGTGCCGGCGATCCTCGGCTCCGAACTCCAGGTCGCCGAAACCGACTTCGGCAGCCCGGCCCCCACGGTGATGACCCTCTTCGCCGACGACTCGGTGGGTGCCGCCGTTTCCGGCCAGGACCGCATCACCCAGCTCGAACTGCCGTCCGCCGTGGTCAACGAACTCGGCACCGCCGGCGTCCTGCGCGCCTCCGGCACCTCCGCCGCCCGCCTGCGGCAGCTTGTCGACGCCCCCGACCCCGGCATCCGCGACCTCCTCAACACCCGCGCCCGCCGGCTCGGCGAATTGACCGCCCAACTGGCCGTGGAACACCGGCCGAACACCGTCGTCGTCGCCGGCTCCGCCTTCATCGACGACCAGGCCGCCCCGAAGCTCTACGCCCAATCGGTGCGCACCACCCTGCCCGAGGACGTCCAGGTCGAACTGCGCCTGATCCCCAGCCACCGCGACATCGTCCGGGCGATCTCCCGCGCCGTGGCCCTGGACCTGCTGTCCCGGGAACCGCTCAAACTCGCACAGGGGTAG
- a CDS encoding MinD/ParA family ATP-binding protein — MAEHDSSITQELQNWIRTPDAAVTARGQHSTPGEYDLLPARTLDESTLVNPVKPAPRGGWRRAVHSLTGGKVNPGNSSAVERHEQLLERVRQPLRGDYRIAVLSLKGGVGKTTNIVALGSTFASVRGDRVIAVDANPDFGTLAQRVGAPPHHATIRDLLAAEDTSRYPQVRAFTTQAPSRLEVIGSERDPAASEAFSEEDYRRAIDVLQHHYNVILTDCGTGLMHSAMNGVLALANSLVLVTSSALDGAQSASATLDWLNLHGYEQLAANSIVVVSESNAGKSPMNTERLAEHFRARTRAVHTIPFDRHLAEGGSIDLERMTRPTREAYLELAALVADDFGAWHRHAAL, encoded by the coding sequence ATGGCCGAGCACGATTCGTCCATCACGCAGGAACTACAGAACTGGATCCGCACGCCGGACGCCGCGGTGACCGCCCGGGGGCAGCATTCCACGCCGGGGGAGTACGACCTCCTCCCCGCCCGCACGCTCGACGAATCCACGCTGGTCAACCCGGTCAAGCCCGCGCCCCGGGGCGGGTGGCGCCGGGCGGTCCACTCCCTGACCGGCGGCAAGGTCAACCCGGGCAACTCCTCGGCGGTCGAGCGTCATGAGCAACTGCTGGAACGGGTCCGCCAGCCGCTGCGGGGCGATTACCGGATCGCGGTGCTGAGCCTGAAAGGGGGTGTCGGCAAGACGACGAACATCGTGGCGCTGGGCTCCACTTTCGCCTCGGTCCGCGGGGACCGGGTCATCGCCGTCGACGCCAACCCGGACTTCGGCACCCTGGCGCAGCGGGTGGGGGCGCCGCCGCACCACGCCACGATCCGGGATCTGCTGGCGGCGGAGGACACCTCGCGCTATCCCCAGGTGCGCGCCTTCACCACCCAGGCGCCCTCCCGGCTCGAGGTGATCGGCTCTGAGCGGGATCCGGCCGCCTCAGAAGCCTTCAGCGAGGAGGACTACCGCCGGGCGATCGACGTCCTGCAGCACCACTACAACGTGATCCTCACCGATTGCGGCACCGGTCTGATGCATTCCGCGATGAACGGCGTGCTGGCCCTGGCGAACTCCCTGGTGCTGGTCACCTCCTCGGCGCTGGACGGCGCGCAATCCGCCTCCGCCACCCTCGACTGGCTCAACCTGCACGGCTACGAGCAGCTGGCCGCCAATTCCATCGTGGTCGTCTCCGAATCCAACGCGGGGAAATCGCCGATGAACACCGAACGCCTGGCGGAGCACTTCCGGGCCCGGACCCGCGCTGTCCACACCATCCCCTTCGACCGCCATCTGGCCGAGGGCGGCTCCATCGATCTGGAGCGGATGACGAGGCCGACCCGCGAGGCGTACCTGGAGCTGGCCGCGCTGGTCGCCGACGATTTCGGCGCCTGGCACCGGCACGCGGCCCTGTGA
- a CDS encoding YdcF family protein translates to MRTLIATLITATLLPATAGPAGASSVSPSPGSVSQEVVVSVPGYGPYRLSPDLTSAVGVATGEDLLSAAALSADYEGDAVARDAARSALTPEGRAGVDAALAAIHHPIAPPETVPGSAPIVVLGNGLAPDGSVRPNLANRLEAARQLAVQRPAAPVVASGGPTADGYVESHAMKRWLIDAGVAPERILTEEQSYSTVSNARLTRALLPEAREVLVVSSQDHVHRAVVDVTLAFGPGARVAGVGAQNDPPAAMPDLSGVYRDAVAWYLG, encoded by the coding sequence ATGCGTACCTTGATCGCCACGCTCATCACGGCGACGCTGCTGCCCGCCACGGCGGGGCCGGCGGGCGCGTCCTCCGTGTCCCCGTCGCCGGGCAGCGTCAGCCAGGAAGTGGTCGTCTCCGTTCCGGGCTACGGCCCGTACCGGCTCTCGCCTGACCTGACCAGTGCCGTCGGCGTTGCGACCGGGGAGGATCTGCTCAGCGCGGCGGCGCTCTCGGCGGACTATGAGGGCGACGCCGTGGCCCGTGACGCCGCGCGTTCCGCGCTGACGCCGGAGGGACGGGCGGGGGTCGACGCGGCGCTGGCCGCGATCCACCATCCCATCGCCCCGCCGGAGACAGTCCCGGGGTCCGCGCCGATCGTGGTGCTGGGCAACGGGCTGGCGCCGGACGGTTCGGTGCGGCCCAACCTCGCCAACCGCCTCGAGGCCGCCCGCCAGCTGGCGGTGCAGCGCCCCGCGGCGCCGGTGGTGGCCTCCGGCGGGCCGACCGCGGACGGTTACGTCGAGTCCCACGCCATGAAGCGGTGGCTCATCGACGCCGGCGTCGCACCGGAGCGCATCCTCACCGAGGAGCAGTCCTACTCCACCGTGAGCAACGCGCGCCTGACCCGGGCGCTCCTGCCCGAGGCGAGGGAGGTGCTGGTGGTGTCCTCGCAGGATCACGTCCACCGCGCGGTCGTCGACGTCACGCTGGCCTTCGGGCCGGGGGCGCGGGTGGCGGGGGTCGGCGCGCAGAACGACCCACCGGCGGCGATGCCGGACCTTTCCGGCGTCTACCGTGACGCGGTCGCCTGGTACCTGGGTTAG
- a CDS encoding NAD-dependent deacylase — MGNLDERALGLVTAATRVEVFTGAGMSADSGIPTYRDARTGVWENVDPQAMASIDAWAKDPEPIWAWYLWRRTLAARADPHAGHRALSDWEAAHVTTQNIDDLHERAGSGDVTHLHGSLFEFRCSICARPWRGEVPHLEEPVERLTPPSCPLCGNLVRPGVVWFGEPLPAGEWQAAERAMREADLVVVVGTSGVVQPAASLPLIAHELGTPIIEVSPQATELTRFAEVFCEGTAAEVLPALVDAAR, encoded by the coding sequence ATGGGAAACCTCGATGAACGGGCGCTGGGGCTGGTCACCGCGGCCACGCGCGTGGAGGTCTTCACCGGGGCAGGCATGTCCGCGGACTCCGGTATCCCGACCTACCGTGACGCGCGCACCGGTGTGTGGGAGAACGTCGATCCGCAGGCGATGGCCTCGATCGACGCGTGGGCGAAGGATCCCGAACCGATATGGGCCTGGTACCTGTGGCGGCGCACGCTGGCCGCCCGCGCCGACCCCCACGCCGGGCATCGGGCCCTGTCCGACTGGGAGGCCGCCCACGTGACGACGCAGAACATCGACGACCTCCACGAGCGCGCCGGGTCCGGGGACGTCACCCACCTGCACGGATCCCTCTTCGAGTTCCGGTGCTCCATCTGCGCGCGCCCCTGGCGCGGGGAGGTTCCCCACCTCGAGGAACCCGTCGAGCGACTGACACCCCCGTCCTGCCCGCTGTGCGGCAACCTCGTCCGCCCGGGCGTCGTGTGGTTCGGCGAGCCTCTGCCGGCAGGTGAGTGGCAGGCCGCCGAGCGGGCCATGCGCGAGGCCGACCTCGTCGTGGTGGTGGGCACCTCCGGCGTCGTCCAGCCGGCGGCCTCCCTGCCCCTCATCGCCCATGAGCTGGGCACCCCGATCATCGAGGTCTCCCCGCAGGCCACCGAGCTCACGCGCTTCGCCGAGGTCTTCTGCGAGGGCACCGCCGCCGAGGTGCTGCCGGCGCTTGTCGACGCCGCACGCTAA
- a CDS encoding DUF885 domain-containing protein: MSAEPLTGETTDQPRTPSLLDATAWGISGYDGQLQDFSPAYWDAVADRIRDMLADVDALNDGTDDSDDEDDFDDVDHVTAAVLRDRLSLEVDLHHHGEYLRLLNNIESPVQIIRDSFSLMPNETPEQIDAIRSRLSKVPASLAGYRESLAAAAAQGHVAAHRQVEAVISQCEQLADAGSMLDGLGVAQENPDLESARDAFAEMADWLSTELAPQAPHDDAVGRERYEMFSHYFVGDTVDLDEAYEWGLHRLREISREQEAVAHELYGPECSVRSAYRKLNHENRYTIEGTDALVDWMQGVADETIAKLNGTEFDIPEQVRALEARIDPAGSGSIFYTPPADDFSRPGRMWWSVPAGQTIFHTWQELTTVFHEGVPGHHLQLGTTVAERENLNLWRRVACWNSGHGEGWALYAETLMKELGYHSDLGNYMGYLDSQRLRAARVVLDIGVHLHKKNIEGNGTWDAAYAKSFLRENSAMDDANLTFEIDRYLGWPGQAPSYALGQRIWLETREEALKQGLSAPQFHAEALRLGSVPLSILREEVLD, translated from the coding sequence ATGAGTGCCGAGCCTCTTACTGGAGAGACGACCGACCAGCCCCGCACCCCGTCGCTTCTCGACGCCACCGCCTGGGGAATCTCCGGCTACGACGGCCAACTCCAGGACTTCTCCCCGGCCTACTGGGACGCCGTGGCGGATCGCATCCGTGACATGCTCGCCGACGTTGACGCCCTCAACGACGGCACCGACGATTCGGACGACGAGGACGACTTCGACGACGTCGACCATGTCACCGCGGCCGTCCTGCGCGATCGCCTGAGCCTGGAGGTCGACCTCCACCACCACGGCGAGTACCTGCGCCTGCTCAACAACATCGAGTCCCCGGTCCAGATCATCCGCGACTCCTTCTCGCTGATGCCCAACGAGACTCCGGAGCAGATCGACGCGATCCGTTCGCGCCTGTCCAAGGTGCCCGCCTCGCTCGCCGGCTACCGGGAGTCGCTGGCCGCGGCCGCCGCCCAGGGCCACGTCGCCGCCCACCGCCAGGTCGAGGCCGTCATCTCCCAGTGCGAGCAGCTCGCGGACGCCGGTTCCATGCTCGACGGTCTCGGCGTCGCCCAGGAGAACCCGGATCTCGAGTCCGCCCGGGACGCCTTCGCCGAGATGGCCGACTGGTTGTCCACCGAGCTGGCGCCCCAGGCCCCGCACGACGACGCCGTCGGCCGCGAACGCTACGAGATGTTCAGCCACTATTTCGTCGGCGACACCGTCGACCTCGACGAGGCCTACGAGTGGGGCCTGCACCGGCTGCGCGAGATCAGCAGAGAGCAGGAGGCCGTCGCCCATGAGCTGTACGGCCCGGAGTGCTCCGTGCGCTCGGCCTACCGCAAGCTCAACCACGAGAACCGCTACACCATCGAGGGCACCGACGCCCTCGTTGACTGGATGCAGGGCGTCGCCGACGAGACCATCGCCAAGCTCAACGGGACCGAATTCGACATCCCGGAACAGGTCCGCGCCCTCGAGGCCCGCATCGATCCGGCCGGTTCCGGCTCGATCTTCTACACCCCGCCGGCCGACGACTTCTCGCGGCCGGGACGCATGTGGTGGTCCGTGCCCGCCGGCCAGACCATCTTCCACACCTGGCAGGAACTGACCACGGTCTTCCATGAGGGCGTGCCGGGCCATCACCTCCAGCTGGGCACGACCGTCGCCGAGCGCGAGAACCTCAACCTCTGGCGCCGCGTCGCCTGCTGGAACTCCGGGCACGGTGAGGGCTGGGCGCTCTACGCCGAGACCCTCATGAAGGAGCTGGGCTACCACTCCGACCTGGGCAACTACATGGGCTACCTGGATTCCCAGCGCCTGCGCGCCGCCCGCGTCGTGCTCGACATCGGCGTCCACCTGCACAAGAAGAACATCGAGGGCAACGGCACCTGGGACGCCGCGTACGCGAAGTCCTTCCTCCGCGAGAACTCCGCGATGGACGACGCGAACCTCACCTTCGAGATTGACCGCTACCTCGGCTGGCCCGGCCAGGCCCCGTCCTATGCCCTGGGCCAGCGCATCTGGCTCGAGACCCGTGAAGAGGCCCTGAAGCAGGGGCTCAGCGCCCCGCAATTCCACGCGGAAGCGCTTAGACTCGGCAGCGTCCCGCTGTCCATCCTCCGTGAGGAAGTTCTCGACTAA
- a CDS encoding YciI family protein, with protein sequence MAQYLLAVHHAPGRYGADSTLAPEQAFAQVDAFNQSLIDAGQLVYACGLQEPATAVTVSVEGTLGDGPLYPDSPQLGGFWIIEAATRTEAESIAVRGSAACGQDLELRPVQGE encoded by the coding sequence ATGGCCCAGTACCTGCTCGCCGTCCACCACGCGCCCGGCCGCTACGGCGCCGACTCCACGCTCGCTCCCGAGCAGGCGTTCGCGCAGGTCGACGCTTTCAACCAATCCCTCATCGACGCCGGCCAGCTCGTCTACGCGTGCGGCCTGCAGGAGCCGGCCACCGCGGTCACGGTGAGCGTGGAAGGCACCCTCGGGGACGGCCCGCTGTACCCCGACTCCCCGCAGCTCGGGGGCTTCTGGATCATCGAGGCGGCCACCCGCACCGAGGCCGAGTCCATCGCCGTCCGCGGTTCCGCCGCCTGCGGGCAGGACCTCGAACTGCGTCCGGTGCAGGGCGAGTAG
- a CDS encoding AbrB family transcriptional regulator, whose protein sequence is MSTLVRWLIVAPLSVALGLLLNHWHVPAGWILAAILASGSMALISGRELPINARFYQFSRGIIGILAAVPLVSVPPRDIVSLLPAGVFVTTVTLGIGVGGGLLLARSQPSISRETGVLSMLAGAASMMPAIATEVGGDPRYVALGQYLRLLAVSMTLPLVAGLLPMPGGGQATAAPVVQDSWLMMAVIVLVALIGQPVARALHIPVPGMLGPLLLTVLISAFLPEGHTMLPPEALTVVSFLAVGWVCGGMLSVPALAAFARQLPATIAFIVIVMAACALSALPLTSWLGVTYFEAYLATSPGALETVLALGSEGGAGPEVVVIQLIRLMGVLAVVGLLPRLLGGSDGSDGSERSGTKGAG, encoded by the coding sequence ATGAGCACTCTTGTCCGGTGGTTGATCGTCGCTCCCCTGTCGGTCGCCCTCGGACTGCTGCTCAATCACTGGCACGTCCCCGCCGGCTGGATCCTGGCCGCGATCCTCGCCTCCGGGTCGATGGCGCTGATCAGCGGCCGGGAGCTGCCCATCAACGCCCGCTTCTACCAGTTCTCCCGCGGTATCATCGGCATCCTCGCGGCGGTCCCGCTCGTGAGCGTCCCGCCACGCGACATCGTCTCCCTGCTGCCCGCCGGCGTCTTCGTCACCACGGTCACCCTCGGCATCGGTGTTGGCGGCGGCCTGCTGCTGGCCCGCTCGCAACCGTCGATCAGCCGGGAAACCGGTGTGTTGTCGATGCTGGCCGGCGCCGCCTCGATGATGCCCGCCATCGCCACGGAGGTCGGCGGAGATCCCCGCTACGTGGCGCTGGGCCAGTACCTGCGGCTGCTCGCCGTCTCAATGACGCTGCCGCTGGTGGCCGGCCTGCTGCCCATGCCGGGCGGCGGTCAGGCGACGGCGGCGCCGGTGGTCCAGGACAGCTGGCTCATGATGGCGGTGATCGTGCTGGTCGCGCTGATCGGCCAACCCGTCGCCCGGGCGCTGCACATTCCCGTGCCAGGCATGCTGGGCCCCCTGCTGCTGACCGTCCTGATCTCGGCGTTCCTGCCCGAGGGCCACACCATGCTCCCGCCCGAGGCGTTGACCGTGGTGTCCTTCCTCGCCGTCGGCTGGGTATGCGGCGGCATGCTTTCGGTGCCCGCCCTCGCGGCCTTCGCCCGACAGCTGCCCGCCACCATCGCCTTCATCGTTATCGTCATGGCCGCCTGCGCCCTGAGCGCGCTGCCCCTGACCAGCTGGCTGGGCGTCACCTACTTCGAGGCCTACCTGGCCACCAGCCCCGGCGCTCTGGAGACGGTGCTCGCGCTCGGCTCCGAAGGCGGCGCCGGGCCCGAGGTGGTCGTGATCCAGCTGATCCGGCTCATGGGCGTGCTCGCCGTCGTGGGGTTGCTGCCGCGGCTGCTGGGCGGGTCGGACGGGTCGGACGGGTCGGAGCGTTCCGGGACAAAGGGCGCTGGTTAA
- a CDS encoding TSUP family transporter: protein MDAIGWGALIAGSALAGWVDAVIGGGGLVLIPLILSVAPGLAPATALGTNKLAAVFGTASAAVTLVRRVRPRFTPFYVVLGALAAGTGAATASLLDDAVLRPVIIVLMLAVGVYVVFKPSFGTEEGEPLGARWRSVVALLAVAVIGFYDGIFGPGTGMFLIMAFTLIFSQSFLRSATMSKVVNTSTNLGALVVFAIGGHVHWQLGLVLAVANIVGAQVGARTVLGGGSRFVRYALLSLVIVMSVHLSWQQIVS from the coding sequence ATGGATGCTATCGGGTGGGGTGCGCTCATCGCAGGTTCCGCGCTGGCGGGGTGGGTCGACGCGGTCATCGGGGGAGGCGGGCTGGTGCTCATCCCGTTGATTCTCTCGGTGGCGCCGGGGCTGGCTCCGGCGACGGCGCTGGGCACGAACAAGCTGGCCGCGGTGTTCGGGACGGCCTCGGCGGCGGTGACGCTGGTGCGCCGCGTCCGGCCCCGCTTCACTCCCTTCTACGTGGTTCTGGGTGCGCTCGCCGCCGGGACCGGCGCCGCCACCGCCAGCCTGCTCGACGACGCCGTCCTGCGTCCCGTCATCATCGTGCTCATGCTCGCCGTCGGCGTGTACGTGGTGTTCAAGCCGAGCTTCGGCACGGAGGAGGGGGAACCCCTCGGGGCCCGGTGGCGTAGCGTCGTCGCGCTGCTGGCGGTGGCCGTCATCGGCTTCTATGACGGTATTTTCGGCCCCGGCACCGGGATGTTCCTCATCATGGCGTTCACCCTCATTTTCTCCCAGAGCTTCCTGCGCTCGGCGACGATGTCCAAGGTGGTCAACACCTCGACCAACCTCGGCGCGCTGGTCGTCTTCGCGATCGGCGGGCACGTCCATTGGCAGCTGGGCCTGGTCCTGGCGGTGGCGAACATCGTCGGCGCGCAGGTGGGCGCGCGGACCGTGCTCGGGGGCGGTTCCAGATTCGTCCGCTACGCCCTGCTGTCGCTAGTGATTGTCATGAGCGTCCATCTTTCATGGCAGCAGATTGTCAGCTGA
- a CDS encoding ATP-dependent RNA helicase — MTFDLETIGAGLPVADTIAQLPELIEQTGTLVVEAPPGTGKTTLVPPALANHTGGKVLVTAPRRVAVRAAYRRLRQLSGSDAVGYSIRGEHVPGSAVEFVTPGVLLRRLLADPELEGVAAVAVDEVHERQIDTDLILGMLVELAQLRDDLRVAAMSATLDANRYSELLGGAAVLSTPAVTHPLEYEHAPHEGRLTGSREFYCHLGEQALRAVEKRGESALVFVPGVREVEQVVAVTGGLPLHGRLESAEQDAALTPRAQPRIVVSTAVAESSLTVPGVRIVVDSGLSRVPRRDALRNMTGLITVSEAKSTADQRAGRAGREGPGLVIRAFSESDYRHLTPHITPEIQTADLTDAALTLACWGTPRGEGLPLLDPPPAAAITAAEATLRGIGAVTEAGHATEHGRQLARMPVDPRLGTALLRYGRQAAPIVAALADSPRGDVAQARPDKRQVARFRKLVDDRGPATAGQVIAAAFPAQVARLVGEEYLLASGTRARLPGDLGLGGEWLAVAEVSRTGARATIRAGARLTEQQALEAVGVEEALVAELVDGKIRGRQVRRAGAIELSSTPTRVPADKAAEALAETVTVSDFTFSERAQALRDRIDFLHERVGEPWASTSGADVTPELVQVARGTPIHKVDMYPAMQRLLPWPEAARLDELAPERLAVPSGSRPRISYADGRPTVRVKLQECFGLASSPECAGVRVLFHLLSPAGRPLAVTDDLASFWEGPYQDVRKEMRGRYPKHPWPEDPWTAQATARTKRRS; from the coding sequence TTGACCTTTGATCTCGAGACCATCGGTGCGGGCCTGCCCGTCGCCGACACGATCGCCCAGCTCCCGGAGCTGATCGAGCAGACCGGCACGCTCGTTGTCGAGGCGCCGCCCGGGACCGGCAAGACGACACTGGTCCCGCCAGCGCTCGCCAACCACACCGGCGGGAAAGTGCTGGTCACTGCACCCCGGCGCGTGGCGGTCCGCGCCGCTTATCGACGCCTCCGCCAGCTCTCCGGCTCCGACGCGGTCGGCTACTCCATCCGCGGGGAGCACGTCCCGGGCAGCGCGGTGGAGTTCGTCACCCCCGGCGTCCTCCTGCGCCGGCTGCTCGCCGATCCCGAGCTCGAGGGCGTGGCCGCCGTCGCCGTCGATGAGGTCCACGAGCGCCAGATCGACACGGATCTCATCCTCGGCATGCTGGTGGAGCTGGCCCAGCTGCGCGATGACCTCCGCGTCGCCGCCATGTCCGCGACCCTGGACGCCAACCGCTACTCCGAGCTGCTCGGCGGCGCCGCCGTCCTATCGACTCCGGCGGTGACGCACCCGCTGGAGTACGAGCACGCCCCACACGAGGGTCGGCTCACCGGCAGCCGCGAGTTCTACTGCCACCTGGGTGAGCAGGCGCTGCGGGCCGTCGAGAAGCGCGGTGAATCCGCGCTGGTCTTCGTGCCCGGCGTGCGCGAGGTCGAACAGGTCGTCGCCGTCACCGGCGGCCTGCCGCTGCACGGACGGCTGGAGTCGGCGGAGCAGGACGCGGCGCTGACACCGCGCGCGCAGCCGCGCATCGTGGTCTCCACCGCGGTCGCCGAGTCCTCGCTGACCGTGCCCGGCGTGCGCATCGTCGTCGATTCCGGCCTCTCCCGGGTCCCGCGCCGCGACGCGCTGCGGAACATGACCGGCCTGATCACCGTTTCCGAGGCGAAGTCCACCGCCGACCAGCGCGCCGGCCGCGCCGGCCGGGAGGGCCCCGGCCTGGTCATTCGCGCCTTCAGCGAGTCCGACTATCGCCACCTGACCCCGCACATCACGCCGGAGATCCAGACCGCCGACCTCACCGACGCGGCGCTGACCCTGGCCTGCTGGGGCACTCCCCGCGGGGAGGGGCTGCCGCTGCTGGATCCGCCCCCGGCCGCGGCGATCACCGCTGCGGAGGCCACCCTGCGCGGCATCGGCGCCGTCACCGAGGCCGGTCACGCCACCGAGCACGGTCGCCAGCTGGCCCGCATGCCGGTCGATCCCCGGCTCGGCACCGCGCTGCTCAGGTACGGACGCCAGGCCGCCCCGATCGTGGCGGCGCTGGCGGATTCGCCCCGCGGCGACGTCGCCCAGGCCCGTCCGGACAAACGCCAGGTGGCCCGTTTCCGGAAGCTCGTCGACGATCGCGGCCCCGCCACCGCCGGGCAGGTCATCGCCGCCGCCTTCCCCGCCCAGGTCGCCCGCCTGGTCGGCGAGGAGTATCTCCTGGCCTCCGGCACCCGCGCCCGGCTCCCCGGTGACCTCGGTCTCGGCGGCGAGTGGCTGGCCGTGGCCGAGGTCTCGCGCACCGGCGCCCGCGCCACCATCCGCGCCGGCGCCCGACTGACGGAACAGCAGGCGCTCGAGGCCGTCGGTGTCGAGGAGGCGCTGGTCGCCGAGCTTGTCGACGGCAAGATACGCGGCCGCCAGGTCCGTCGCGCCGGAGCCATCGAACTGTCCTCCACCCCCACCAGAGTGCCCGCGGACAAGGCCGCCGAGGCGCTGGCCGAGACGGTGACCGTCTCCGACTTCACCTTCTCCGAGAGGGCGCAGGCCCTGCGGGATCGCATTGATTTCCTGCATGAGCGGGTGGGTGAGCCGTGGGCGTCGACAAGCGGCGCGGACGTCACACCGGAGCTCGTGCAGGTCGCCCGGGGGACGCCGATTCACAAGGTGGACATGTACCCGGCGATGCAGCGCCTGCTGCCCTGGCCCGAGGCGGCGCGACTGGATGAGCTCGCGCCGGAGCGCCTGGCGGTGCCCAGCGGCTCGCGCCCGCGGATCAGCTACGCCGACGGGAGGCCCACCGTGCGGGTCAAGCTGCAGGAATGCTTCGGGCTCGCGTCAAGTCCGGAATGCGCGGGCGTGCGGGTGCTGTTCCACCTGCTCTCCCCCGCCGGCCGGCCGCTGGCGGTGACGGACGATCTCGCCAGTTTCTGGGAGGGGCCCTACCAGGACGTGAGAAAGGAAATGCGCGGCCGCTACCCGAAACACCCCTGGCCCGAGGACCCGTGGACGGCGCAGGCGACCGCGCGAACGAAAAGAAGAAGTTAA